In Daphnia pulicaria isolate SC F1-1A chromosome 9, SC_F0-13Bv2, whole genome shotgun sequence, a single genomic region encodes these proteins:
- the LOC124313209 gene encoding uncharacterized protein LOC124313209, translating to MAFKLAFLLAVVAFASVSATTTTTVTTSVTTVSADEGEEGILSSHDRSVIRKTWDQAKRDSDVPPQILFRFIKAHPEYQKMFTKFASVPKNELMTNGNFLAQAYTILAGLNVVIQSLASQELMASQLNALGGAHQSRGATPIMFEQFGAVLEEVLAEELGSAFNAEAKSAWKNGLTALVAGISKTLKNPEDLADPQTKLSAHQVRDVQRSWENIRSGRNAMVSSIMIKLFKETPRIQKYFAKFASVPVGSLSGDAEYNKQVALVADRLDTIVSATGDKLQLLGNINYMRYTHAARSIPRSAWEDFGHLLMESLAASGVSSHDMDSWKGALDVLVNGIAPKN from the exons ATGGCTTTCAAACTAGCCTTTCTCTTGGCCGTTGTCGCTTTCGCCAGCGTG TCTGCAACCACCACGACCACCGTCACCACTTCCGTCACCACCGTCTCTGCCGATGAAGGAGAGGAAGGCATCCTGAGCTCTCACGACCGCAGTGTCATCCGCAAGACCTGGGACCAGGCCAAGAGGGACAGCGATGTTCCTCCTCAGATTCTTTTCCGCTTCATCAAGGCCCATCCCGAATACCAGAAGATGTTCACCAAGTTCGCCAGCGTCCCCAAAAACGAACTGATGACTAACGGCAACTTCTTGGCCCAAGCCTACACCATTTTGGCCGGTTTGAACGTCGTCATCCAGTCCCTGGCCAGCCAGGAGTTGATGGCCAGCCAACTCAACGCTCTCGGAGGAGCCCATCAGTCCCGCGGTGCTACTCCAATCATGTTCGAG CAATTCGGTGCCGTCCTCGAGGAAGTCCTCGCTGAAGAGTTGGGCAGCGCCTTCAACGCTGAGGCCAAGAGCGCCTGGAAGAACGGACTTACCGCTTTGGTTGCTGGCATCTCCAAGACCCTCAA GAACCCCGAAGATTTGGCTGATCCCCAGACCAAATTGTCTGCCCACCAAGTTCGTGACGTCCAGAGGAGCTGGGAGAACATTAGAAGTGGCCGTAATGCGATGGTCTCTTCCATCATGATCAA GCTCTTCAAGGAGACTCCCCGCATCCAGAAATACTTTGCCAAGTTCGCCAGCGTCCCTGTGGGATCCCTGAGTGGCGATGCCGAGTACAACAAACAAGTCGCCCTGGTCGCCGACCGCCTGGACACCATCGTCTCTGCTACCGGCGACAAGCTCCAACTTTTGGGCAACATCAACTACATGCGCTACACCCACGCCGCTCGTAGCATTCCCCGTAGTGCTTGGGAG gaCTTTGGTCACCTTTTGATGGAGTCGTTGGCTGCCAGCGGTGTCTCTTCTCATGACATGGACTCCTGGAAGGGCGCTTTGGACGTTCTCGTCAACGGAATCGCCCCCAAGAATTAA
- the LOC124313255 gene encoding uncharacterized protein LOC124313255: MHLLSSIMFVIGAVVLLTINGTESFALGRNVTAFLDDDYHDTNSNETSTDDYHLDSLELTDNQTSLEDVHPHDSLEFNSRLVKRNLEFALLDQSTSNGSLVLVLTDDGLSLEDVAEQEDQANPTIRVDHLPQDDLHHLRIDSLEVVDDFDKRHVPAVGDAGLLIVQGADGSEHVFLTDGHHFDDYSLEVVSNHDEQVSLLSALDQQPLTGVFTHPLSDDFYLVKEYLGDYYLWEMEDELARAYLSQSVNLNDPIVFHFTDDRRPKKLSAVHFAQFTPVQSVLNDRIHATSPAL, from the exons ATGCATCTCTTAAGCTCTATCATG TTTGTAATTGGAGCAGTCGTGCTCTTGACTATTAATGGAACGGAATCCTTCGCCCTCGGTCGCAATGTTACCGCCTTCTTAGACGACGATTATCACGATACCAACAGCAACGAGACATCCACAGACGACTATCACCTGGACAGTCTGGAGCTGACCGATAATCAGACTTCACTCGAAGACGTCCATCCGCACGATTCGTTGGAATTCAACAGCCGATTAGTCAAGCGGAATTTGGAGTTTGCGCTGCTCGATCAGTCGACTAGTAACGGAAGTCTTGTCCTGGTATTAACTGACGACGGATTATCCTTGGAAGACGTAGCAGAGCAGGAAGACCAAGCCAATCCTACCATTAGGGTCGACCATCTTCCCCAGGATGACTTACATCACCTGCGCATCGATTCCTTGGAAGTTGTGGACGATTTTGACAAGCGTCATGTCCCCGCTGTTGGTGATGCTGGACTGCTAATCGTACAAGGTGCGGACGGAAGTGAGCACGTCTTTCTAACGGACGGTCATCATTTTGACGATTATTCTTTGGAAGTTGTCAGTAATCACGACGAACAAGTCTCACTGCTTTCGGCCTTGGATCAGCAGCCGCTCACTGGAGTCTTCACCCATCCATTGTCCGACGATTTTTATCTCGTCAAGGAGTACTTGGGCGACTATTACTTGTGGGAAATGGAGGACGAATTGGCCAGAGCATACCTGTCGCAATCCGTCAATCTCAACGATCCAATCGTGTTCCACTTTACTGATGATAGACGACCCAAGAAGCTAAGTGCAGTTCATTTTGCTCAATTTACACCTGTGCAATCAGTATTGAACGATCGGATTCATGCCACCAGCCCTGCACTTTAA
- the LOC124312831 gene encoding uncharacterized protein LOC124312831 isoform X1 produces MISPTRCQPVKYFPLYIPYGNFQARNVLKDFRDQSFGEKTNSKTAQVLFLGTGEDMRKTLLATTAEHVNNFHFHLNSNCPSIVARNIMMLKILSAQDFDPIKEEDFSFLWDVWYNTEWPEITRKRFLIVLNDLLDEKLPENVTVPDPNHYKSLKKIWKVWYTISSRNQSESEMLLCKTKMKRSELFVTSHETTVLPPRNSDEKITHAKAFSRAVNEITKYLMKRNAIGDLEDSLGRIIEQEFQAFFERGSCRLQNELETVCINSSFLNPDTEQWQVHYSSCPFLGYLPLSQDQELITSVKDKILLPTCQKILKDTVNSYRSRIADIQVFFHLEDALEFCFTNTNKFDVIDCSSADCFGLANILNAASGRLSNNPGAVLFTRSTEWEKLAPTVELYVEHVLCCPLRMIPTIYGLQLNEHVELGSRYPPSYYFTAVANLSWQKAIHFQNIAMSPSSSLTDFLNKLAQKCFISERFPKPSQVLSYQMAVIERHHYSPLTFHYIVSSMTQRLGGDHWFKDAHLLEIPALFNITRRTMEAWEKGLEILKITAEIPINSINEDAFKVFQQLRLPTFRLVLMPCSVTTSHLIHGIVLKCSSIIFSGSIESYVIDNFSLEMKEKSEKIVATFLMASDHNLPEAYRVYVIDSMNHCALLNFGSLKSMRTEKFHLPYPFSRPTLSPVVVPCLGASVMKVTSCIESEDEFKLKIIFDCNEDVSGLTLSTDQVLPCKSAHQVTISLNTPSKLNSLTLSFPYPILVDEISAILHSTDRFIELVLKKGWWEPWPVEFQSNEEWKWNVDSLKPWENHASHSISEFGWCNALNFHLHLQFNLDFKFNDPRPTRDVSPIIEPSLWNLRAEQLNEKKALQTLRRRFNSLLFNPTTPDLEYFGIQPTGSPTTDCCILVLIHKDILTSPLGSPIRLLTVIDEQMANILMEKEQLNEETYSEEYDRAIECIAGKSGSVISVEPYELMLWNFILRLNSTKIVPGSEQASHLASGMNSSWLFATFVSPLYVDGLLNFKNVRAQFSTNDSTSADEKCCGACKKVPQIPKRCSRCRSIVYCSVECQRSNWPQHKLLCKRK; encoded by the exons ATGATTAGTCCTACACGATGCCAACCTGTGAAATATTTCCCTCTCTATATCCCATATGGAAACTTTCAAGCTCGAAACGTACTGAAAGATTTCAGGGATCAAAGCTTTGGTGAGAAGACTAACAGTAAAACTGCTCAG GTTCTCTTTCTTGGAACTGGGGAGGACATGAGGAAAACTCTTCTGGCAACAACAGCTGAGCATGTCAACAATTTTCACTTCCATCTCAATAGCAATTGTCCATCAATTGTGGCTCGCAACATTATGATGTTGAAAATTCTGTCAGCTCAAGATTTCGATCCCATTAAGGAAGAAGATTTCAGTTTTCTGTGGGATGTTTGGTATAATACCGAGTGGCCAGAGATCACTAGAAAACGATTTCTCATTGTTTTAAATGATCTGTTGGATGAGAAGTTACCAGAAAATGTTACTGTTCCTGATCCAAACCATTACAAAAGTCTGAAGAAAATCTGGAAAGTTTGGTACACCATTTCTTCAAGAAACCAATCAGAATCTGAAATGCTGTTGTGTAAAACCAAGATGAAGAG ATCTGAACTTTTTGTAACATCACACGAAACCACCGTTCTCCCCCCTCGCAATTCAGATGAAAAAATAACCCATGCCAAAGCTTTTTCAAGAGCAGTAAACGAGATCACCAAGTATTTAATGAAGAGAAATGCGATTGGAGACCTGGAAGACTCTTTGGGGCGGATAATTGAGCAGGAATTTCAAGCTTTTTTCGAAAGAGGCAGCTGCCGACTCCAAAATGAATTGGAAACGGTGTGTATTAATTCGTCGTTTCTAAATCCTGACACcgagcaatggcaagtccacTACTCATCGTGCCCATTCCTTGGCTATCTTCCATTATCGCAAGATCAAGAACTAATAACCTCAGTCAAAGACAAAATTCTTCTACCCACCTgccaaaaaattctgaaagacACAGTGAATTCCTACCGAAGTCGTATTGCAGACATCCAAGTATTTTTCCACTTAGAAGATGCCCTGGAATTTTGTTTCACGAACACAAACAAGTTTGACGTCATCGACTGTTCTAGCGCAGATTGTTTCGGACTTGCTAATATCCTCAACGCTGCAAGTGGAAGATTGTCGAATAATCCGGGAGCCGTTTTGTTTACTAGAAGTACAGAGTGGGAAAAATTGGCTCCTACTGTAGAGCTGTACGTTGAGCATGTTCTTTGCTGCCCTTTGAGGATGATCCCCACAATTTATGGATTACAACTGAATGAGCACGTGGAACTTGGATCTCGGTATCCACCCAGTTATTATTTTACCGCCGTGGCAAACCTTTCCTGGCAGAAAgcaattcattttcaaaacattgctATGTCTCCTTCCTCCtctttgacggattttttgaacaagCTGGCCCAGAAATGTTTTATTAGCGAGCGCTTTCCCAAGCCCAGTCAGGTTTTAAGTTACCAAATGGCAGTGATAGAGAGGCATCATTATTCTCCGTTAACATTTCACTACATCGTCAGTTCCATGACACAACGCCTTGGAGGAGATCACTGGTTCAAAGATGCTCACCTATTGGAAATTCCTGCCCTTTTCAACATCACAAGACGTACAATGGAGGCCTGGGAAAAGGGCCTGGAAATTTTGAAGATAACAGCAGAAATCCCCATCAACTCTATTAACGAAGATGCATTTAAGGTTTTTCAGCAATTGCGTTTACCTACTTTTCGCTTGGTTCTCATGCCTTGTAGTGTGACAACCAGCCATCTTATTCACGGAATCGTTCTCAAGTGTTCAAGCATAATTTTTTCTGGTTCGATTGAATCTTACGTCATCGACAATTTCTCactagaaatgaaagaaaaaagcgagAAAATTGTCGCTACCTTTTTAATGGCATCTGATCACAACCTTCCTGAAGCGTACCGTGTATACGTGATTGACAGCATGAATCATTGTGCTCTTCTCAACTTCGGTTCTCTGAAATCTATGCGCACTGAAAAGTTTCATCTTCCTTACCCGTTTTCTCGTCCAACACTTTCCCCTGTTGTTGTTCCCTGTCTTGGGGCATCGGTCATGAAAGTCACCAGCTGTATCGAGTCCGAGGATGAATTCAAACTGAAGATAATCTTCGATTGTAACGAAGATGTttcag GTCTAACACTTTCCACTGACCAAGTACTACCGTGCAAGTCTGCCCATCAAGTTACTATATCTCTAAACACGCCTTCCAAATTGAATTCTTTGACTTTGTCATTTCCTTATCCTATTCTTGTCGACGAAATCAGCGCTATTCTTCATAGTACTGACCGTTTTATTGAATTGGTATTGAAGAAAGGATGGTGGGAGCCGTGGCCGGTTGAGTTCCAATCGAACGAAGAATGGAAATGGAATGTTGATTCTTTGAAACCTTGGGAAAATCATGCGAGTCATTCCATTTCGGAATTTGGCTGGTGCAACGCGCTGAATTTCCATCTCCATTTGCAATTTAACttggattttaaatttaatgatcCAAGACCAACAAGGGATGTATCTCCAATCATAGAACCTTCCCTCTGGAATTTGAGGGCTGAGCAATTGAACGAGAAAAAAGCTTTGCAAACTCTCCGGAGAAGGTTCAATTCGCTTCTTTTTAACCCGACTACACCAGATCTCGAATATTTTGGTATTCAACCTACCGGATCGCCAACTACGGATTGCTGCATCTTGGTTTTAATCCACAAGGACATTCTCACTTCTCCTCTGGGCAGTCCGATTCGATTGTTGACTGTGATTGACGAACAGATGGCTAATATCCTTATGGAAAAGGAACAGTTAAACGAGGAGACATACTCGGAGGAGTACGATAGAGCTATCGAGTGTATCGCAGGAAAAAGTGGCTCAGTTATCTCTGTTGAACCCTACGAATTGATGCTGTGGAACTTCATTTTGAGACTCAACTCGACTAAAATCGTGCCTGGCTCAGAGCAAGCAAGTCACCTTGCTTCGGGAATGAACAGCTCTTGGTTGTTTGCTACGTTCGTGTCTCCCCTTTACGTCGATGGtcttcttaattttaaaaacgtCCGCGCGCAGTTCTCTACAAATGATTCGACTAGTGCCGACGAAAAGTGTTGTGGAGCTTGCAAGAAAGTCCCCCAAATTCCGAAGCGTTGCAGTCGCTGCCGTTCCATCGTTTATTGCAGTGTCGAGTGTCAACGCAGTAATTGGCCACAACACAAACTGCTATGTAAGCGCAAGTAG
- the LOC124312831 gene encoding uncharacterized protein LOC124312831 isoform X2 has protein sequence MLLCKTKMKRSELFVTSHETTVLPPRNSDEKITHAKAFSRAVNEITKYLMKRNAIGDLEDSLGRIIEQEFQAFFERGSCRLQNELETVCINSSFLNPDTEQWQVHYSSCPFLGYLPLSQDQELITSVKDKILLPTCQKILKDTVNSYRSRIADIQVFFHLEDALEFCFTNTNKFDVIDCSSADCFGLANILNAASGRLSNNPGAVLFTRSTEWEKLAPTVELYVEHVLCCPLRMIPTIYGLQLNEHVELGSRYPPSYYFTAVANLSWQKAIHFQNIAMSPSSSLTDFLNKLAQKCFISERFPKPSQVLSYQMAVIERHHYSPLTFHYIVSSMTQRLGGDHWFKDAHLLEIPALFNITRRTMEAWEKGLEILKITAEIPINSINEDAFKVFQQLRLPTFRLVLMPCSVTTSHLIHGIVLKCSSIIFSGSIESYVIDNFSLEMKEKSEKIVATFLMASDHNLPEAYRVYVIDSMNHCALLNFGSLKSMRTEKFHLPYPFSRPTLSPVVVPCLGASVMKVTSCIESEDEFKLKIIFDCNEDVSGLTLSTDQVLPCKSAHQVTISLNTPSKLNSLTLSFPYPILVDEISAILHSTDRFIELVLKKGWWEPWPVEFQSNEEWKWNVDSLKPWENHASHSISEFGWCNALNFHLHLQFNLDFKFNDPRPTRDVSPIIEPSLWNLRAEQLNEKKALQTLRRRFNSLLFNPTTPDLEYFGIQPTGSPTTDCCILVLIHKDILTSPLGSPIRLLTVIDEQMANILMEKEQLNEETYSEEYDRAIECIAGKSGSVISVEPYELMLWNFILRLNSTKIVPGSEQASHLASGMNSSWLFATFVSPLYVDGLLNFKNVRAQFSTNDSTSADEKCCGACKKVPQIPKRCSRCRSIVYCSVECQRSNWPQHKLLCKRK, from the exons ATGCTGTTGTGTAAAACCAAGATGAAGAG ATCTGAACTTTTTGTAACATCACACGAAACCACCGTTCTCCCCCCTCGCAATTCAGATGAAAAAATAACCCATGCCAAAGCTTTTTCAAGAGCAGTAAACGAGATCACCAAGTATTTAATGAAGAGAAATGCGATTGGAGACCTGGAAGACTCTTTGGGGCGGATAATTGAGCAGGAATTTCAAGCTTTTTTCGAAAGAGGCAGCTGCCGACTCCAAAATGAATTGGAAACGGTGTGTATTAATTCGTCGTTTCTAAATCCTGACACcgagcaatggcaagtccacTACTCATCGTGCCCATTCCTTGGCTATCTTCCATTATCGCAAGATCAAGAACTAATAACCTCAGTCAAAGACAAAATTCTTCTACCCACCTgccaaaaaattctgaaagacACAGTGAATTCCTACCGAAGTCGTATTGCAGACATCCAAGTATTTTTCCACTTAGAAGATGCCCTGGAATTTTGTTTCACGAACACAAACAAGTTTGACGTCATCGACTGTTCTAGCGCAGATTGTTTCGGACTTGCTAATATCCTCAACGCTGCAAGTGGAAGATTGTCGAATAATCCGGGAGCCGTTTTGTTTACTAGAAGTACAGAGTGGGAAAAATTGGCTCCTACTGTAGAGCTGTACGTTGAGCATGTTCTTTGCTGCCCTTTGAGGATGATCCCCACAATTTATGGATTACAACTGAATGAGCACGTGGAACTTGGATCTCGGTATCCACCCAGTTATTATTTTACCGCCGTGGCAAACCTTTCCTGGCAGAAAgcaattcattttcaaaacattgctATGTCTCCTTCCTCCtctttgacggattttttgaacaagCTGGCCCAGAAATGTTTTATTAGCGAGCGCTTTCCCAAGCCCAGTCAGGTTTTAAGTTACCAAATGGCAGTGATAGAGAGGCATCATTATTCTCCGTTAACATTTCACTACATCGTCAGTTCCATGACACAACGCCTTGGAGGAGATCACTGGTTCAAAGATGCTCACCTATTGGAAATTCCTGCCCTTTTCAACATCACAAGACGTACAATGGAGGCCTGGGAAAAGGGCCTGGAAATTTTGAAGATAACAGCAGAAATCCCCATCAACTCTATTAACGAAGATGCATTTAAGGTTTTTCAGCAATTGCGTTTACCTACTTTTCGCTTGGTTCTCATGCCTTGTAGTGTGACAACCAGCCATCTTATTCACGGAATCGTTCTCAAGTGTTCAAGCATAATTTTTTCTGGTTCGATTGAATCTTACGTCATCGACAATTTCTCactagaaatgaaagaaaaaagcgagAAAATTGTCGCTACCTTTTTAATGGCATCTGATCACAACCTTCCTGAAGCGTACCGTGTATACGTGATTGACAGCATGAATCATTGTGCTCTTCTCAACTTCGGTTCTCTGAAATCTATGCGCACTGAAAAGTTTCATCTTCCTTACCCGTTTTCTCGTCCAACACTTTCCCCTGTTGTTGTTCCCTGTCTTGGGGCATCGGTCATGAAAGTCACCAGCTGTATCGAGTCCGAGGATGAATTCAAACTGAAGATAATCTTCGATTGTAACGAAGATGTttcag GTCTAACACTTTCCACTGACCAAGTACTACCGTGCAAGTCTGCCCATCAAGTTACTATATCTCTAAACACGCCTTCCAAATTGAATTCTTTGACTTTGTCATTTCCTTATCCTATTCTTGTCGACGAAATCAGCGCTATTCTTCATAGTACTGACCGTTTTATTGAATTGGTATTGAAGAAAGGATGGTGGGAGCCGTGGCCGGTTGAGTTCCAATCGAACGAAGAATGGAAATGGAATGTTGATTCTTTGAAACCTTGGGAAAATCATGCGAGTCATTCCATTTCGGAATTTGGCTGGTGCAACGCGCTGAATTTCCATCTCCATTTGCAATTTAACttggattttaaatttaatgatcCAAGACCAACAAGGGATGTATCTCCAATCATAGAACCTTCCCTCTGGAATTTGAGGGCTGAGCAATTGAACGAGAAAAAAGCTTTGCAAACTCTCCGGAGAAGGTTCAATTCGCTTCTTTTTAACCCGACTACACCAGATCTCGAATATTTTGGTATTCAACCTACCGGATCGCCAACTACGGATTGCTGCATCTTGGTTTTAATCCACAAGGACATTCTCACTTCTCCTCTGGGCAGTCCGATTCGATTGTTGACTGTGATTGACGAACAGATGGCTAATATCCTTATGGAAAAGGAACAGTTAAACGAGGAGACATACTCGGAGGAGTACGATAGAGCTATCGAGTGTATCGCAGGAAAAAGTGGCTCAGTTATCTCTGTTGAACCCTACGAATTGATGCTGTGGAACTTCATTTTGAGACTCAACTCGACTAAAATCGTGCCTGGCTCAGAGCAAGCAAGTCACCTTGCTTCGGGAATGAACAGCTCTTGGTTGTTTGCTACGTTCGTGTCTCCCCTTTACGTCGATGGtcttcttaattttaaaaacgtCCGCGCGCAGTTCTCTACAAATGATTCGACTAGTGCCGACGAAAAGTGTTGTGGAGCTTGCAAGAAAGTCCCCCAAATTCCGAAGCGTTGCAGTCGCTGCCGTTCCATCGTTTATTGCAGTGTCGAGTGTCAACGCAGTAATTGGCCACAACACAAACTGCTATGTAAGCGCAAGTAG